A window from Candidatus Binatia bacterium encodes these proteins:
- a CDS encoding acyl-CoA synthetase: MSSFNLGVINEAIADAIPDREALVTAQRRLTWRDLQLRTRRLANLLRSRGLGCRVERSELAPWESGQDHLALYLYNGHEYLEGMLGAYKARVAPFNVNYRYVAEELLYVLRDARTRAIVYHACFAPLLREVLPKLPEMALLLQVEDGSGEKLLPGALDYEQALADSSDAPPDCQPSPDDLYILYTGGTTGMPKGVLWRQEDIFFAALGGKMFGGPEVTSLEELVERCKAGAEMRSLPAPPFMHGAAHWAGFIMWHSGGTIVVQRNTRTLDPDDIWTTVERERVVTLSIVGDAFARPLLDQLQKKKYDLSSLKIIGSGGAILSAPMKRALLEAIPGLMIFDGFGSSETGAQGSTISMAGMDSTQGAFKMDEHTCVLDAELTRRLEPGEEAVGWVARAGRVPLGYLGDEAKTRKTYPVVDGTRYAVPGDRGQVAADGTIRVFGRDSVCINSGGEKIFAEEVEQALKHHPAVYDVIVTGTPSERWGEQVTALVQLRPGAQASDDELREAAATQIARYKLPKAFVYVDSLVRAPSGKPDYRWAKETATRALAGSS; this comes from the coding sequence ATGTCGTCGTTCAATCTCGGCGTGATCAACGAAGCGATCGCGGACGCGATCCCGGACCGCGAGGCGCTGGTCACGGCGCAGCGCCGCCTGACCTGGCGCGACCTGCAGCTGCGCACCCGCAGGCTCGCGAACCTGCTGCGCTCCCGCGGTCTCGGCTGCCGGGTCGAGCGCAGCGAGCTCGCCCCGTGGGAGTCCGGCCAGGACCACCTCGCGCTCTACCTCTACAACGGGCACGAGTACCTCGAGGGGATGCTCGGCGCGTACAAGGCGCGCGTCGCGCCGTTCAACGTCAACTATCGCTACGTCGCCGAGGAGCTGCTCTACGTGCTGCGCGACGCGCGCACGCGCGCGATCGTCTACCACGCGTGCTTCGCGCCGCTCTTGCGCGAGGTGCTGCCGAAGCTCCCCGAGATGGCGCTCCTGCTGCAGGTCGAGGACGGCAGCGGCGAGAAGCTGCTGCCGGGCGCGCTCGACTACGAGCAGGCGCTCGCCGACTCGAGCGACGCCCCGCCCGACTGCCAGCCGAGCCCGGACGACCTCTACATCCTCTACACCGGCGGCACGACCGGCATGCCGAAGGGCGTGCTGTGGCGTCAGGAGGACATCTTCTTCGCGGCGCTCGGCGGCAAGATGTTCGGCGGACCGGAGGTGACGAGCCTCGAGGAGCTGGTCGAGCGCTGCAAGGCGGGCGCCGAGATGCGCTCGCTGCCCGCGCCGCCCTTCATGCACGGCGCCGCGCACTGGGCGGGCTTCATCATGTGGCACTCGGGCGGCACGATCGTCGTGCAGCGCAACACGCGCACGCTCGACCCGGACGACATCTGGACGACGGTCGAGCGCGAGCGCGTCGTCACGCTGTCGATCGTCGGCGACGCGTTCGCCCGTCCGCTGCTCGATCAACTACAAAAGAAGAAGTACGACCTGTCGTCGCTGAAGATCATCGGCTCGGGAGGCGCGATCCTGTCGGCGCCGATGAAGCGCGCGCTCCTCGAGGCCATCCCGGGTCTGATGATCTTCGACGGCTTCGGCTCGTCCGAGACCGGCGCGCAGGGCTCGACCATCTCGATGGCGGGGATGGACTCGACGCAGGGCGCGTTCAAGATGGACGAGCACACCTGCGTGCTCGACGCCGAGCTCACGCGGCGTCTCGAGCCGGGCGAGGAGGCGGTCGGCTGGGTGGCGCGCGCCGGCCGCGTGCCGCTCGGCTACCTCGGCGACGAGGCCAAGACCCGCAAGACCTACCCCGTCGTCGACGGCACGCGCTACGCGGTGCCCGGCGACCGCGGCCAGGTCGCCGCCGACGGCACGATCCGCGTCTTCGGCCGCGACTCGGTGTGCATCAACTCGGGCGGCGAGAAGATCTTCGCCGAGGAGGTCGAGCAGGCGCTGAAGCACCATCCCGCGGTGTACGACGTCATCGTCACCGGCACGCCGAGCGAGCGCTGGGGCGAGCAGGTGACGGCGCTCGTCCAGCTCCGCCCGGGCGCGCAGGCGAGCGACGACGAGCTGCGCGAGGCCGCGGCGACCCAGATCGCGCGCTACAAGCTGCCGAAGGCGTTCGTCTACGTCGACTCGCTGGTGCGTGCGCCGAGCGGCAAGCCGGACTACCGTTGGGCGAAGGAGACCGCGACGCGCGCGCTCGCCGGCTCGTCGTAA
- a CDS encoding cell wall-binding protein: MRSWDRVAGWASWLVASATVLTLACGGGGDGGVFLESVAFGNGTFVAVGETNLTYVNSGPGWATFGAGVPSLNDVTYASAQGLFVAVGDGGAIVVSVDGTGWVQQLSPTGFNLHGVAAGAGTIIAVGDLGTVLSSTDGVTWTQQAIGTDVPLYGVGFGEDATFVAVGAGGAIVTSTDAGATWTVQNGGIPTDLYAAAFGPPGWVLVGASGTIQFAATSAGPWQVAASGVLPNLNDVAFAQGIYVVVGDEGNILTSPDGLNYGFRVSDTGQYINGVDYGNGTFVAVATGGRVLSSIDAVVWQNGKI; the protein is encoded by the coding sequence ATGCGGAGCTGGGATCGGGTCGCAGGCTGGGCTTCGTGGTTGGTCGCGTCGGCGACCGTGCTGACGCTGGCCTGCGGCGGAGGTGGCGACGGCGGCGTCTTCCTCGAGTCGGTCGCCTTCGGCAACGGCACCTTCGTCGCGGTCGGCGAGACCAACCTGACGTACGTCAACTCCGGGCCGGGCTGGGCGACGTTCGGCGCCGGCGTGCCGTCGCTCAACGACGTCACCTACGCGAGCGCGCAGGGCCTCTTCGTCGCGGTCGGCGACGGCGGGGCGATCGTGGTCTCGGTCGACGGCACCGGCTGGGTGCAGCAGCTCTCGCCGACCGGCTTCAACCTGCACGGCGTCGCGGCCGGCGCAGGGACGATCATCGCGGTGGGCGACCTCGGGACCGTTCTTTCGTCCACCGACGGCGTCACCTGGACGCAGCAGGCGATCGGCACCGACGTGCCGCTGTACGGCGTCGGCTTCGGCGAGGACGCGACCTTCGTGGCGGTCGGCGCCGGCGGCGCGATCGTCACCTCGACCGACGCGGGCGCGACCTGGACCGTGCAGAACGGCGGCATCCCGACCGACCTCTACGCCGCCGCCTTCGGTCCGCCGGGCTGGGTGCTGGTGGGAGCGAGCGGCACGATCCAGTTCGCTGCGACCTCGGCCGGACCGTGGCAGGTCGCGGCGTCGGGCGTCCTGCCGAACCTGAACGACGTCGCGTTCGCGCAGGGCATCTACGTCGTCGTCGGCGACGAGGGGAACATCCTGACCTCGCCCGACGGCCTGAACTACGGCTTCCGGGTGTCCGACACCGGCCAGTACATCAACGGCGTCGACTACGGGAACGGCACCTTCGTCGCGGTGGCGACCGGTGGGCGCGTGCTTTCGTCGATCGACGCCGTGGTCTGGCAGAACGGGAAGATCTGA
- a CDS encoding acyl-CoA synthetase, producing the protein MDFNLAAVQEAIAAAIPERECIVHENRRLSWAEVNDRTRRLANFLLARGLGNVRERDGLAGWESGQDHLALYLYNGCEYLEGMLGAFKARVAPFNVNYRYVEEELVYLLRDARPRAILYHARFAPMLAKVLPEVGGVDVLLQVADDSGNALLPGAVDYEEALAAAPAHRPDVRWSPDDLYVIYTGGTTGMPKGVLWRQADIFVTALGGRRTDGAEFESLEQIVEHAKRGKARSLPAPPFMHGAASWNAFTTFHAGGTVVIQGETRRLDADDVWRTIERERVTSMLIVGDAFARPLVDALARGSYDVDSLRLIVSGGAPLSPTLKRALHELLPKVTLLDAVGSSETGRQGQSFSTRPSEIASGSFVPVPDNCVLSEDCSRVLGPGDVEIGWLAKTGRVPLGYLGDEPKTQRTFPTIGGVRYSLPGDRARVSADGAIELLGRDSVTINSGGEKIFAEEVELALKHHPAVYDAVVVGRPSERWGQEVVALVRLRDGASATVDELVAESARHVARYKLPKAIFFLDEIVRSPSGKADYRWAKEQALARSKAG; encoded by the coding sequence ATGGACTTCAATCTCGCCGCCGTCCAAGAGGCCATCGCCGCCGCCATCCCGGAGCGCGAGTGCATCGTCCACGAGAATCGCCGCCTGAGCTGGGCCGAGGTCAACGACCGCACGCGCCGGCTCGCGAACTTCCTGCTCGCGCGCGGCCTGGGAAACGTGCGCGAGCGCGACGGCCTCGCCGGCTGGGAGTCCGGGCAGGACCACCTCGCGCTCTACCTCTACAACGGCTGCGAGTACCTCGAGGGCATGCTCGGCGCGTTCAAGGCCCGGGTCGCGCCGTTCAACGTCAATTACCGCTACGTCGAGGAGGAGCTGGTTTACCTGCTGCGCGACGCGCGCCCGCGCGCGATCCTCTACCACGCGCGCTTCGCGCCGATGCTCGCCAAGGTGCTGCCGGAGGTCGGCGGCGTCGACGTCCTGCTGCAGGTCGCCGACGACTCCGGCAACGCGCTGCTGCCGGGCGCGGTCGACTACGAGGAGGCGCTCGCCGCGGCGCCCGCGCACCGCCCCGACGTCCGCTGGTCGCCGGACGACCTGTACGTCATCTACACCGGCGGCACGACCGGCATGCCGAAGGGCGTGCTGTGGCGCCAGGCCGACATCTTCGTCACCGCGCTCGGCGGACGTCGCACCGACGGTGCGGAGTTCGAGTCGCTCGAGCAGATCGTCGAGCACGCGAAGCGTGGCAAGGCGCGCTCGCTGCCCGCGCCGCCGTTCATGCACGGCGCCGCGAGCTGGAACGCGTTCACCACCTTCCACGCCGGCGGCACGGTCGTGATCCAGGGCGAGACCAGGCGCCTCGACGCGGACGACGTCTGGCGCACGATCGAGCGCGAGCGCGTCACCTCGATGCTGATCGTCGGCGACGCGTTCGCTCGGCCGCTCGTCGATGCGCTCGCGCGCGGCTCGTACGACGTCGACTCGCTGCGCCTGATCGTCTCGGGCGGCGCGCCGCTCAGCCCGACGCTCAAGCGCGCGCTGCACGAGCTCCTTCCGAAGGTCACGCTGCTCGACGCGGTCGGCTCGTCGGAGACCGGACGTCAGGGGCAGAGCTTCAGCACGCGCCCGAGCGAGATCGCGTCGGGGTCGTTCGTGCCGGTGCCGGACAACTGCGTGCTGAGCGAGGACTGCTCGCGCGTGCTCGGTCCCGGCGACGTCGAGATCGGCTGGCTCGCGAAGACCGGCCGCGTCCCGCTCGGCTACCTCGGCGACGAGCCGAAGACGCAGCGCACGTTCCCGACGATCGGCGGCGTGCGCTACTCGCTGCCCGGCGACCGCGCGCGCGTCTCTGCGGACGGCGCGATCGAGCTCCTCGGCCGCGACTCGGTGACGATCAACTCGGGCGGCGAGAAGATCTTCGCCGAGGAGGTCGAGCTCGCGCTGAAGCACCACCCCGCCGTGTACGACGCGGTGGTCGTCGGCCGGCCGAGCGAGCGCTGGGGTCAAGAGGTGGTCGCGCTCGTGCGCCTGCGCGACGGTGCGT
- a CDS encoding nitroreductase family deazaflavin-dependent oxidoreductase: MSVGLKLLKAVGESPFWKVTGRLHTALYRATGGRVGHSAGRITNLLLTTRGRKSGAERTVALAYLADGERFVVVASNGGSDRHPAWFLNVRAEPRARVEVAGRTLDVTAREATAEERARLWPELKAVNPFYRSYEQITSRTIPVVILEPVKA, from the coding sequence ATGTCCGTTGGTCTGAAGCTGCTGAAGGCGGTCGGCGAGAGCCCGTTCTGGAAGGTCACCGGGCGGCTGCACACGGCGCTCTACCGCGCGACCGGCGGGCGTGTCGGACACTCGGCGGGCCGCATCACGAATCTGCTCTTGACGACGCGCGGACGGAAGTCCGGCGCCGAGCGCACGGTCGCGCTCGCGTACCTCGCGGACGGCGAGCGCTTCGTCGTGGTGGCGTCGAACGGCGGCTCGGACCGGCATCCGGCGTGGTTCCTCAACGTGCGCGCGGAGCCGCGGGCGCGCGTCGAGGTCGCCGGTCGCACGCTGGACGTCACCGCGCGCGAGGCGACCGCCGAGGAGCGCGCCCGGTTGTGGCCCGAGCTCAAGGCCGTGAACCCGTTCTACCGCAGCTACGAGCAGATCACGTCGCGTACGATCCCGGTGGTGATCCTCGAGCCCGTAAAGGCGTGA
- the msrA gene encoding peptide-methionine (S)-S-oxide reductase MsrA encodes MVAARFRCLLALAVAVLGATSARAASAYGAAPAPEPAPTAARAPAPAATAGLAKATFAGGCFWCMEPPFDELEGVVSTTSGYTGGTTPNPSYEQVSAGGTGHAEAVEIVYDPSKVSYEKLLEVFWRNVDPTTPNRQFCDFGSQYRTAIFTHDEEQQRLAEESKRKLEASGKLGKPIVTEIVPATEFYPAEEYHQDYYRKNPIRYKFYRYSCGRDQRLEELWGPPARE; translated from the coding sequence ATGGTGGCTGCACGCTTTCGATGTCTGCTGGCGCTCGCCGTCGCCGTTCTCGGCGCGACGTCGGCTCGAGCAGCGTCCGCCTACGGCGCCGCCCCCGCGCCGGAGCCGGCGCCGACCGCCGCGCGCGCACCCGCGCCGGCCGCGACCGCCGGGCTCGCCAAGGCGACCTTCGCGGGCGGCTGCTTCTGGTGCATGGAGCCGCCGTTCGACGAGCTCGAGGGCGTGGTGTCGACCACCTCGGGCTACACCGGCGGCACGACGCCGAACCCGAGCTACGAGCAAGTCTCCGCGGGCGGCACCGGCCACGCCGAGGCGGTCGAGATCGTCTACGACCCGAGCAAGGTGAGCTACGAGAAGCTGCTCGAGGTCTTCTGGCGCAACGTCGACCCGACGACGCCGAACCGCCAGTTCTGCGACTTCGGCTCGCAGTACCGCACGGCGATCTTCACGCACGACGAGGAGCAGCAGCGCCTCGCCGAGGAGTCCAAGCGCAAGCTCGAGGCGTCGGGCAAGCTCGGCAAGCCGATCGTCACCGAGATCGTCCCCGCGACCGAGTTCTACCCGGCCGAGGAGTACCACCAGGACTACTACCGGAAGAATCCGATCAGATACAAATTTTACCGCTACAGCTGCGGACGCGACCAGCGGCTCGAGGAGCTGTGGGGTCCGCCGGCGCGCGAGTGA